The Pseudomonadota bacterium genome includes a region encoding these proteins:
- a CDS encoding TonB-dependent receptor, with protein MTAPRPRRLWHALLATFVLLALDASAQRAAENVVRSVDDAFGASVGEEQIGLYSPGSVRGFSPTSAGNVRIEGLFIDRQTGFSGRLVSGSTIRAGLTAQGYLLPAPTGIADFSLRRVAESPTQSAILRLNEYGGYGFAIDLQGRFADGVVETTGGVGFDRFEFGDGSTDKFATVGGTVRLQPRPRVDVTLLADYTALLQEQISPRYFPATADTPPRVPRREFVGQSWVGFEGDRYNVGLIAKLEPRLVDIELGLFRSGFDDDGQAGQFFTQVQPDATGQRLAFLGPARDAVSDSLEARFSKRLQGERRLHTFALSVRARQRERRFGGGVEIDLGEGRIDVANPLPEPDVTFSEVSREEVDQITGGLSYDLRWQGVGQLNLGVQFTDYKRVLNDPLDSPVTSNASPVLYNATGALELRPWLVAYGGVVTGFEESPTAPAISLNRNEAPPAIETRQADAGLRARVGSLTAVAGVFSIEKPFFGLNGERLFIERGTVTNRGVELSLAGLVTPELQMVVGTLLLDATLTGDAVDEGELSSNPIGVVRRVTTVDLDYRPRWASGWSFDVSVFSRGLENGDELDQLRIPERTLVNLGFRRQFTLRERTLVLRGRLSNLFDTFGWSVSGNGAFTFEGPRAFTLSLRADF; from the coding sequence TTGACCGCTCCGCGGCCACGGCGGCTTTGGCACGCCCTGCTCGCGACGTTCGTCCTGCTTGCGCTCGACGCGTCGGCGCAGCGGGCGGCGGAGAACGTCGTCCGTTCCGTAGACGATGCATTCGGCGCCAGCGTGGGCGAGGAGCAGATCGGCTTGTACAGCCCGGGCAGCGTGCGGGGCTTCAGCCCGACCAGCGCCGGAAATGTGCGCATCGAGGGTCTGTTCATCGATCGCCAGACGGGCTTCAGCGGGCGCCTCGTCTCCGGCTCCACGATCCGCGCAGGTTTGACGGCGCAAGGCTATCTACTGCCCGCGCCGACGGGCATAGCCGACTTTTCGTTGCGACGCGTCGCCGAGAGCCCTACGCAAAGCGCCATCCTGCGACTCAACGAGTACGGGGGCTACGGCTTCGCCATCGACCTCCAGGGGCGCTTCGCCGATGGCGTCGTGGAAACCACCGGCGGCGTCGGCTTCGATCGCTTCGAATTCGGCGACGGCTCAACAGACAAGTTCGCTACCGTCGGGGGCACCGTGCGCTTGCAACCGCGCCCGCGTGTCGACGTCACGCTGCTCGCCGACTACACGGCCCTGCTCCAAGAGCAAATATCCCCCCGCTACTTCCCGGCAACCGCCGACACGCCGCCTCGCGTGCCCCGTCGGGAGTTCGTCGGACAGTCCTGGGTGGGCTTCGAAGGCGATCGCTACAACGTCGGTCTGATCGCCAAGCTCGAGCCCCGCCTCGTCGACATCGAGCTAGGGCTATTTCGCTCCGGCTTCGATGATGACGGCCAGGCAGGCCAGTTCTTCACCCAGGTACAACCCGACGCGACAGGGCAACGATTGGCATTCCTCGGCCCCGCCCGCGACGCGGTGTCCGATTCCTTGGAGGCGCGCTTCTCCAAGCGCCTGCAGGGCGAGCGACGCTTGCACACCTTCGCCCTCAGCGTACGCGCAAGGCAGCGCGAGCGACGCTTCGGCGGCGGTGTCGAAATCGATCTCGGTGAGGGACGCATCGATGTCGCTAATCCCCTGCCCGAACCCGACGTGACCTTCTCCGAGGTCAGCCGGGAAGAGGTCGATCAGATCACCGGCGGATTGAGCTACGACCTGCGCTGGCAAGGAGTCGGTCAGCTCAACCTAGGCGTTCAGTTCACCGACTACAAACGGGTGCTGAACGACCCTCTCGACAGCCCCGTCACCTCCAACGCCAGCCCAGTGCTCTACAACGCCACCGGCGCCCTCGAACTACGCCCCTGGCTGGTCGCTTACGGCGGCGTCGTGACGGGCTTTGAGGAAAGCCCCACGGCACCGGCGATTTCCCTCAATCGAAATGAGGCGCCGCCAGCGATAGAGACCCGCCAAGCCGATGCGGGCCTGCGCGCAAGGGTGGGGTCCCTCACGGCCGTGGCCGGCGTCTTCTCGATCGAGAAGCCCTTCTTCGGCCTCAACGGCGAACGACTGTTCATCGAGCGTGGCACCGTGACCAATCGGGGCGTGGAGCTGTCACTCGCCGGGTTGGTCACGCCCGAACTGCAGATGGTCGTTGGTACCCTGCTGCTCGATGCCACGCTCACGGGCGACGCCGTGGACGAAGGGGAACTGTCCTCGAACCCCATCGGCGTGGTGCGCCGAGTAACGACCGTAGACCTCGACTATCGGCCGCGTTGGGCATCTGGATGGTCCTTCGACGTGAGCGTCTTCAGCCGTGGGCTCGAGAATGGCGATGAGCTCGATCAGCTGCGCATCCCGGAACGCACTCTGGTAAATCTCGGATTCCGCCGTCAGTTCACCCTTCGCGAGCGCACGCTGGTGCTGCGCGGCAGGTTGAGCAACCTGTTCGATACCTTCGGTTGGAGCGTCAGCGGTAACGGTGCGTTCACCTTCGAGGGACCGCGCGCCTTCACACTGTCTCTCAGAGCGGATTTTTGA
- a CDS encoding MarR family transcriptional regulator yields the protein MLDTPGRSHINSNQPIDLLDELLADWARERPDLNAGAMGVVGRIVYLGALLEQQANTALKPLSLRYTDFDVLATLRRSGTPYKRTPTALRRSVLITSGAMTACLDRLEQAELIAREPDPTDRRGTIVKLTRKGQRTVDDAVAVRFQVAHEALGGLNEQEARRLADLLRKLSLTLAI from the coding sequence GTGCTAGACACACCCGGGAGATCGCACATCAACAGCAACCAGCCTATTGATCTGCTCGACGAGCTGCTCGCGGATTGGGCACGCGAACGCCCGGATCTCAACGCCGGCGCCATGGGCGTCGTGGGACGTATCGTCTATCTCGGCGCCCTCCTCGAACAGCAGGCAAACACCGCGCTGAAACCGCTGAGCCTTCGCTATACAGACTTCGATGTCCTCGCCACCCTGCGCCGATCCGGCACGCCCTACAAGCGCACCCCCACAGCGCTACGCCGCTCCGTTTTGATCACCTCCGGCGCCATGACCGCCTGCCTCGATCGCCTTGAGCAAGCCGAGCTAATCGCGCGAGAGCCGGACCCGACGGACCGGCGCGGCACTATCGTAAAGCTCACGCGCAAGGGGCAGCGGACCGTGGACGACGCCGTCGCCGTGCGCTTTCAGGTGGCGCACGAGGCCCTGGGCGGCCTGAACGAGCAGGAGGCGCGCCGGCTGGCGGATCTTCTTCGCAAGCTCTCGCTTACCTTAGCGATCTGA